The genomic stretch TTTGTTTTAATGGCTCATATTCACCTTCCTTATAAGCATTAATCTCTTCTAAGCGTTTGAAATTTTTCAACCTGTGCGGTTAGCCATTTTTTAGTCTAAGCAGCCAGTTTAAAATCAATATCCTTTTCCTCAAACCACTTTCTGTATTCATTATTTTGCTTAAGGGCAGTAATCGTAGCCAAGGCCACTGTTCCCTTTTTGGTCCAGCTCATCCCATTATGTTTTTGTCGTTCTGACACAATCAGATCATTCGCCTTTTCACCGACAGCACTCGAATTACAAAGTCCGAGTTCTTTTCGGGCAGCATAGCAGGGGATATAAGGTCGGTTCCTTTCCAGGTAGGCAATGAGTTTCTCTAATGATTGAACGTTCTTTATATCCTTCTCCGGGATCTCACGCAAAAACTCAACTGCTTTATCTGTGAGACCGTACCAAAGCAACGGCTTGAGTTTATTGAGAACTTCATTGCGTAATTTCCGACCGTTCATTGTTTGACTCAGCAACTCCCCGCACTTCTTACCAAGGTGGTACCAGTCCAATATTATTCCCATATTTTCTTTCCAGGAATAAAAATTTATAATTGCTGTATTCAGGACTGTATGACCATCAGTAAAAAACTGGAATCGTTTCCCGGAAAGACCGTTAGCAAGTAAAAAGACATTATAATAGGAAGAAGAGAGGTTATGGACGCTCCGTTTAAGACATATTTTGTCCCGTTGTGAGAAAGACGAGCGATTGTGTTATGTGCGTATTTCCTTGTATGCGCGGTTCTTTTCTGCCCCGGAATTCTGTTATCTTCCTGTCTTTTACATTAACATCATCCACCGCTATGTTGATTGTTTCAGAAGGATCCTCGTAGCCTATCGGATTATCTATGTAACCATCAGAAAAGCCACATACTTCTGTACAAAGAGAGACTGCGTCGTCAATCTTCTCCTGATCCAGAAAAACAGGGACTGATTGAGTATACTCTGGATTCTCTTCTTGATATATCCCGGTCTCTTCAAAGCCATGCCGGGATAATATTTGTTCGGATTTTTTTGTTATATGCTCAAGCAGGGCAGTTCCTTCCCGCTCTGTAGCTTCATGAAGTGTACGGGATGGGGTGCCGTCTTTTTCCTGGTACCGGATGCGATTGATTAATCGTGTTGTTTTTCTGTATGATTCTTCCGTATCACCGTAAATCAAAGCTATTTCTTTGAAACCTGTGGTTCGGTAATACTCTTTCCCATGCAGGCACGAAAAAACATCTTGACCGGTGTTGTATCGCACGTCGGCACCCTTCAGGATACTATGAGTAAAGAATGCAAATCGTCCGGCTTCCCCATCAACTTTATATGGACAACTATTTTGAATTACTTGTTCTCCGGCTTCACTCATCTCACCAGCTTTTTTTTGAGACACCCCGGTAAGGTGCTCGGATAAAGCAGACCGTATTGTCGGATATGCGGTTTGTAAAATGGTTTTTTCGCACTTGTCTATACTTACAGCATCTTTCTCACTGATAACCATATTGAAACTGCCATCTTGCTGCTTCGTCGGGCTATCGCTAATAGATTCGTTACACTCTACAAGTTCAACGCTTACTTTGACTTTATACCCAGTCATTCTGATCCCTCCACATGAAATATGAGTCTATCCTTCTATAATATTAATCGCATGTCACGCGTGAGGGTAGTGAAAATTAATCTAACCGCACAGGTCGAAATTTTTCCTTGCCGAAACATTGTTTACAACAAATTCACCACCCTGCATCATTCCAACTAATTGAATTACGCCCTTACCAACAGGTGCTATCATTGGAATGTCGTCATCTTTGTCATGCCCACCAATAACAAAACCACCCCCTCGAATATCAACAATTTCTTGGTTAAAAAACATTGAAACTAACTCATCTATTTGGAATCTCGGTTGCAGTTCAGTTTTGCAAGATGAGCAAATTTTAGCATCCAAGGAAACCATTGAATGACAATTCGAGCATGGTGTTTCATTATCAATTTCATATTCAATGCTTGGCATAGTTTTCCTTAAAAAGCATAAGGGTGCGGCTCTTCTGGCTCAACGCTAACGAACTGATAAAGCTCTAATCTTTAGTTTTAAATGTAAATAAGGGACAGACCCTCAATAAAACACTAGTGATTTCAAATTGCCAAAGATACATGTTGAATTAAAAAAGTCAATAAAAAGTAATCATGACGGTATCACAGGCCAAAATCAAACCGCGCAGTGATGGGGGTTACAGGCCGGGGTCACAGGTTCGAGTTCCCCGGCTTAAACACCTTCATGAAATCAAAGAGAAATTCCCCTTTCTAAATAAAATTTTGATATTCCTTGGGAAAATTTCGGATGCGGCGAGTGGTATTGCACTTCCTGAACTACGATATAAGATCCCTGATATCCCGCCAGGAGCTAACGCTCGGGAGTTGGTGACGGTTATGGTTCCAGGGTTGATTGAAAACAAAGGGTTGGATTCCGGCCTTGCTCAAATGGACACAGGTTTCGGCGCGGTCATCAATAAAGAATTGTAAACCTTGCTCATGGATATGCTGTGATTTGCCATCATGCGCTCCCATAGCGGTCACTCTGATAGCCTTGCAGGTTGATGCCGGAAAAAAGGCAGCAAACCAGTCATACACTGGAGCCGCAAAAGGGCGGGCCGTGATCACGGAAATTGTGCTCAACTCCGCCAATTCGCCGAGAACATCGACTGCATCTTTCATTGGTTGCAGTCCGGTTCCCACTGAATCAAGCAGCACCTTGGTAAAGAGAGCATCTACCTGGGTACGATCAAGGGAGAGACATTGCTCCACCTCGAAGTTGACAATATCCTCACGACTGAGGTCGCAGAGACCGTAGTCTTCACAGGCCAGTCGTAAAAAAATCTCTGCTGTATCTGCAATAACCCCGTCAAAGTCAAAGCCAACCAAGGCCGGATTGATTTTGACGGGGCAATTCAAGGTGTTTTTCAATGCGTTCATTGCATAAAAGCAGCAAGAGAATAGTCGGATGTCGGGATTACTTGTTCGGCTTCTTCCGAGAGTCCTGAAGGGTTTCGCTATCGATCCGTTGAATCTTCTCTGCCAATTCCTCGCTCACCGCTATGCGCCCCTCCAGGACACATCCCTTCCGAGCCGGAACGCATTCACCGGACAGCCGCTTGCATTTACCCTTTTCGATGTCGTAATTCTTGCAATGAAAGGTCATGCTTTTTTCCCGTCATTGTTTTCTTTGCAAAACGCGGAGAAAGATTCTTTACTCAATGACCTTTGCTTCCTCAACTATTGCCGCATACCGATAACCTGCTCCAAAGTCTTTGTCCTTATGCAGGGTTCCTTCAATCGTGACAACAGCGCCTTTTGCGGCCTTTCCAGAGGTGGTCACAACAAGGTCATGAGTTTTTTTCTCAGGATCGCCGGTTCCATCTTGTAGGTGGATCCAGTTCTTGCCCATAATCATACTGGAAAATTTCATGACTTTGCCGCGAATTCGAACTGTTTTCTTGTCGAGTTGTTTGGCGTTGGCAAAACATTCCTCAACTGTCTGGGCGTTTTTCCCCTCTGCTTTTTCCACTTTGACCTTATCAGCAGGGACAATAGCTCGGGCAGAACCTCCGGAAAGTTTTTCCAACTCGGCTTCAGCGACCGGTGTCTGCGCCTCTTTAGAGGCATGAGGGTTTCCTCCTGCAACGGCTGTTGCCTGATGCATATCGCCAGCCCCAGCAAGGCCGGAGGAAAAAATGATAACGTCAAAGGTTTTGCTTAATGCCTTGGACTCAAAGGATTTCATCATCATGCCAGGACTGACTGTCACTTCCTGCCCGGCTTCTACCTTGCTTTCTGGCAGCGCTGCCCAGATTTCGCCCTGTTCGTGTTTTATTAGCAAATAGGTATAACCGCCAGCTGACTGTACCTCCAGTACCTTGCCTTTTATGGGTTTACCTGCAAGATTTGCTGCGGCTTCCATAGTTGTCGGGGTAGATTTTGACTCCTCCGCTAATGCGGGGCCGGTAAACAGCAGAGTCAGTGCCAAGGCTGCTGGAATATAACCCTTCATCATGATGTGTTCTCCTTGAAAAACTTGATATTGTTTGCAGCTATACGAGTTGCATGTGAGTTACATGCGACTCGTATAGCTGTATTTACGATTTTTCTGGCCTTCAAGGCCGGGTTCAGTCTTTATACTGTTCTTTGTTGCAGGTCGACAAACGGAAGACCGAACCAATGCGGAATGACTCCGGCTTGCCAACAGTCCTGGGTATTAGCGAATATTTCTTTCATAACGCCCGTGATGACTGTTCGTAAAACTTCGCTCCCGCCGAGGTTGGCTCCGCCGTTTCCCCAGAGCGTCTCAAGCATGAGAATCAGCTGGAAAAAATTTTGTTGCAGCGGTTTATTGGCCGGATGATCCGGTTGTTCCTTCCCAGTGTAGATGTCCGGAAGCCCCTTGTTTTTTATTTTGATAAATCGTCCGAAATGAGAATATTCGTAATGGGAATCGAGTCCTTCGGAATGAGTCACGAAACGGTAGT from Candidatus Electrothrix communis encodes the following:
- a CDS encoding DNA-binding protein; the encoded protein is MMKGYIPAALALTLLFTGPALAEESKSTPTTMEAAANLAGKPIKGKVLEVQSAGGYTYLLIKHEQGEIWAALPESKVEAGQEVTVSPGMMMKSFESKALSKTFDVIIFSSGLAGAGDMHQATAVAGGNPHASKEAQTPVAEAELEKLSGGSARAIVPADKVKVEKAEGKNAQTVEECFANAKQLDKKTVRIRGKVMKFSSMIMGKNWIHLQDGTGDPEKKTHDLVVTTSGKAAKGAVVTIEGTLHKDKDFGAGYRYAAIVEEAKVIE